GTACCGGTGGATACCGGAGCAGATCACTGCTCGGGATTATGAACTGCTCCCCGAAGATTTTTGCCGCACCATCGAGGTGGTCGACGGCCACATCGTCAAGTGCGAGAGTCCATCACGCCTGCACAACCGAGTGGCGCGCCGCACGGCAGAGCGGATGGAGGCGGGCCGTAAGCCGGAGCCGTGCCTGATGGTCGAGACCGACGTCGATGTGCGAATCAGCGATGTCCCGTTGAGTCTGCGCAGATCTGACGTCGTCGTGTACCGCTGCCTCGCCGACGATGCGCGGCTGTACTCGGGTGACGCTGTGCTGGCCGTCGAGATCGTCTCGCCGGACAGCTCTTTCCACACCGACACCGTAGAGAAGAAGGCGGCTTACGCCGCGGCGGGCATCCCGGTTTACCTCATCGTGTTTCTCACCGAAGCCGGTGACGGCATCGAACTGATCGAGGAGTACCGCCTTTCCGAAGGGCGATATCACCTCGTCTGCCTGCACACCCGCCGCCTGACCATCGATTCCCCCATTGCCGTCGACATCGCCTTCAGCGAACTGTCTTCGGGGTAGTCCGCTCGGCCGACGGCTCACGGCATGCGATGAATCGCAGCACGAGGGGGCGCAGATCGCGCTGCTCGTCCTCGGTCAGGAGGCAGACGAGCGCGGGCAGATCCAGGTCATCGAAAGACGCCGTCATGCGTGCAACCTATCCCTCGGCAATTGGACTTCGGGGTCGATCGGCCTACCGACCCGGGGTCTACGAAGGTCGTGCCGGTGTGGTCGCCACGGGAGGTAATGGCGTTGATGGCTTCTTTGGGACTTGTGGCTCAATGGGCCGGGCGTGTGGCTACCGCGGGGCACTCGACGTTGGGGGTGCGTGGTGCGCGGGGTGAAAGTGGTGCGCCCGCATCAGGTTCGGGGCGGGTGATGCGGGGCGCGCGGTTCGGAGTTGCCGACGATTGCCGC
This genomic stretch from Nocardia brasiliensis ATCC 700358 harbors:
- a CDS encoding Uma2 family endonuclease, which translates into the protein MTSGAPTDWYRWIPEQITARDYELLPEDFCRTIEVVDGHIVKCESPSRLHNRVARRTAERMEAGRKPEPCLMVETDVDVRISDVPLSLRRSDVVVYRCLADDARLYSGDAVLAVEIVSPDSSFHTDTVEKKAAYAAAGIPVYLIVFLTEAGDGIELIEEYRLSEGRYHLVCLHTRRLTIDSPIAVDIAFSELSSG